One window of the Candidatus Zixiibacteriota bacterium genome contains the following:
- the dnaE gene encoding DNA polymerase III subunit alpha has protein sequence MKFANFVHLHTHSQYSLLDGACQLDAAIQLAKQFKMPALAITDHGNLFGAAEFYKKAMKAGIKPIIGTEAYVAGGSRMDKKPSTVFPDGGFHLVILAKNQTGYKNLIKLSTAGFLEGFYHRPRIDKELLREHAEGLIGLSACMKGEVNWYLLQGDAEKAAASAREYQEIFGTGNFYLELQNHGLDKEALLIPMIYTIHRETEIPLVATNDCHYLRQSDWEAHDALLCIQTGKFVSDRDRMRYDTDQIYFKSPDEMGGLFGEFPEALENTIRIAEECNVELEMGKLHLPGFPIPAPYVDADSYLMHLAEEGLNERYKKVTEEIRKRLDYELAVIKEMRYAGYFLIVKDFIDYARSQDIPVGPGRGSAAGSLVSYCLKITNIDPIKYSLLFERFLNPERISMPDIDIDFADRGRDRIIDYVVRKYGAANVCQIITFGTMAARGVVRDVGRVLSMPYSEVDKIAKMVPFATDMTLEKALVQNPELKELYDKDVRVKKLIDLSMTLEGLARHASTHAAGVVIAPKALTEYIPLFKGTKDEITTQFDMKMVEEIGLLKMDFLGLRTLTVIQDCLRMIKENHGKDIDLDAIDLNDKKVYRLFSRGETVGIFQFESGGMRDYLRRLKPETLTDLTVMNALYRPGPLDSGMIDTYIERKNGREEVKFDHPRLEKILRETFGVIVFQEQVLQIANALAGYTMGRADILRKAMGKKQAELMAEQKKEFLDGSEKQGIDRKIAQAVFDQIETFARYGFNKAHSTGYAYIAYQCGYLKTYFPQEFMAANMTSETDSPDRIYTLMEECHKMGITVLAPDVNESVKAFSVKDGKIRFGLLAVKNVGEAAVETMITARDEAGKFSSLADLVSRINLRNFNKRALESLIAAGALDSLPGNRAQKSAVIEPMLEFGQKVSRSANAVDLFAAGGTEIKRTEPPFPDLPDWSISKKLSSEKETLGFYVSGHPLDRYRPELAAFGTTDTERLTEVKDGREVRFGGIISAVKLMNDKRGNRMAFVTIEDFKGKVEVIIFSDPYEKGKAHIVEDNMVIISGRVSTREGEAPKVIAGEIFPLETLFEKFNCQLVIKVDDTVTEKKLGAVQSILEKNQGKTPVIFAARRNGEEFLIRSKRFNIAPESKMLLKLKEIMGDSAVYLQPPR, from the coding sequence GATCGAGGATGGATAAAAAGCCATCGACAGTATTTCCCGACGGCGGTTTTCATCTGGTTATTCTGGCCAAGAATCAGACAGGTTATAAAAATCTCATCAAATTATCAACGGCCGGGTTTCTTGAAGGATTCTATCATCGCCCCAGAATTGATAAAGAGTTATTGCGGGAGCATGCGGAAGGATTAATCGGTCTTTCGGCCTGCATGAAGGGGGAAGTGAACTGGTATTTGCTCCAGGGCGACGCCGAAAAGGCGGCCGCCTCCGCCCGCGAATATCAGGAGATATTTGGAACGGGTAATTTTTATCTGGAACTGCAGAATCATGGCCTCGATAAAGAGGCCCTATTGATTCCGATGATATATACGATCCATCGCGAGACCGAAATTCCGCTGGTAGCAACCAACGATTGCCATTATCTCAGGCAATCGGACTGGGAGGCCCACGACGCTCTTCTGTGCATCCAGACCGGCAAATTTGTTTCCGATCGGGATCGGATGCGGTATGATACCGACCAGATATATTTCAAATCCCCGGATGAAATGGGCGGTTTGTTCGGCGAATTTCCAGAGGCCCTCGAGAACACGATAAGAATAGCGGAAGAGTGTAATGTCGAACTGGAAATGGGCAAACTGCACCTTCCCGGATTTCCGATCCCGGCTCCGTATGTCGATGCCGACAGTTACCTCATGCATTTGGCCGAGGAAGGTCTGAACGAGCGCTACAAGAAAGTTACGGAAGAAATAAGAAAGCGTCTTGATTACGAACTTGCCGTGATAAAAGAGATGCGCTATGCCGGTTATTTCCTGATTGTCAAAGATTTCATAGACTATGCCCGTTCCCAGGATATCCCGGTCGGTCCTGGCAGGGGTTCGGCGGCCGGGTCGCTGGTATCATACTGCTTGAAAATCACCAATATTGATCCCATCAAGTATTCGCTTCTATTCGAACGATTCCTCAATCCCGAGCGCATTTCGATGCCGGACATCGATATCGATTTCGCCGACCGGGGCCGGGACAGGATAATTGATTATGTGGTCCGCAAGTACGGCGCCGCTAATGTCTGCCAGATTATCACGTTCGGGACCATGGCGGCGCGCGGCGTGGTGCGGGATGTGGGACGGGTCCTGAGTATGCCGTACTCCGAGGTGGATAAAATCGCTAAAATGGTGCCGTTTGCCACCGACATGACTTTGGAAAAGGCGCTGGTCCAGAATCCCGAGTTGAAGGAGTTGTATGATAAGGACGTTCGGGTAAAGAAGTTGATTGATCTCTCCATGACGCTGGAAGGACTGGCTCGTCATGCCTCCACGCACGCCGCCGGGGTGGTCATTGCGCCCAAAGCTTTGACCGAATACATTCCCCTGTTCAAGGGAACGAAAGACGAAATTACGACGCAATTCGACATGAAAATGGTGGAGGAAATCGGCCTGCTGAAAATGGACTTTTTGGGCCTTCGCACCCTGACAGTCATTCAGGATTGCCTCCGCATGATCAAGGAGAATCACGGCAAGGATATCGATCTTGATGCCATTGATTTGAACGACAAAAAAGTCTACAGATTGTTTTCCCGGGGCGAGACAGTCGGTATTTTCCAATTTGAATCAGGCGGCATGCGTGATTATCTGCGCCGCTTGAAGCCGGAAACCCTGACCGATCTTACGGTGATGAATGCTTTGTACCGCCCGGGACCGCTCGATTCCGGGATGATCGATACCTATATCGAACGCAAGAACGGTCGGGAAGAGGTAAAATTCGATCATCCAAGGCTGGAGAAAATTCTCAGAGAGACATTTGGCGTCATCGTTTTTCAGGAGCAGGTCCTTCAAATCGCCAACGCTCTGGCCGGCTACACGATGGGTCGGGCCGACATCCTTCGAAAAGCAATGGGCAAGAAGCAGGCGGAATTGATGGCCGAACAGAAGAAGGAATTCCTCGACGGCTCCGAAAAGCAGGGGATTGACAGAAAAATCGCCCAGGCGGTATTCGATCAAATCGAGACTTTTGCCCGTTATGGATTCAATAAGGCGCATTCCACCGGTTATGCCTATATCGCCTATCAGTGCGGCTACCTCAAGACTTATTTCCCTCAGGAATTCATGGCCGCCAATATGACCTCCGAGACCGATTCCCCTGACCGGATTTACACTCTTATGGAAGAGTGTCATAAGATGGGTATCACGGTCCTCGCTCCAGATGTCAACGAATCGGTCAAGGCCTTCAGTGTTAAGGACGGCAAGATCAGATTTGGCCTGCTGGCGGTAAAGAATGTAGGGGAAGCGGCGGTGGAAACGATGATCACGGCGAGGGATGAGGCCGGCAAATTCAGTTCGCTGGCCGATTTAGTCAGCCGGATAAATTTAAGAAATTTCAACAAGAGGGCTCTGGAATCGCTGATTGCGGCCGGGGCGCTCGATTCCTTGCCGGGCAATAGGGCCCAAAAATCGGCTGTAATTGAGCCGATGCTGGAATTCGGCCAAAAAGTCTCTCGTTCCGCCAACGCCGTCGATCTTTTCGCGGCCGGCGGAACGGAGATTAAGCGAACGGAACCACCTTTTCCCGATTTGCCGGACTGGTCGATCTCCAAAAAACTATCCAGTGAAAAGGAAACTCTGGGATTTTACGTTTCGGGGCACCCTTTGGACAGGTATCGCCCGGAATTGGCGGCCTTTGGAACCACCGATACGGAGAGATTGACGGAAGTCAAAGACGGGCGGGAAGTGCGATTCGGGGGCATTATTTCAGCCGTGAAATTAATGAACGACAAGCGGGGGAACCGGATGGCATTTGTCACGATTGAGGACTTCAAGGGAAAGGTGGAGGTTATCATTTTTTCCGATCCGTACGAGAAGGGAAAAGCCCATATTGTCGAGGACAATATGGTAATAATCAGCGGGCGCGTGTCGACAAGGGAAGGCGAAGCCCCGAAAGTTATTGCCGGAGAGATATTTCCGCTGGAGACCCTGTTTGAGAAGTTCAATTGCCAATTGGTTATAAAGGTTGATGATACCGTTACCGAAAAAAAATTGGGTGCCGTGCAGTCAATTTTGGAGAAAAACCAGGGGAAAACACCGGTGATATTCGCGGCGCGCCGCAACGGGGAGGAATTCTTAATCAGGTCAAAGAGGTTTAATATTGCTCCGGAAAGCAAGATGCTGCTTAAATTGAAGGAAATAATGGGGGATTCGGCGGTATATCTTCAGCCGCCGCGATAA